The following are encoded together in the Lathyrus oleraceus cultivar Zhongwan6 chromosome 3, CAAS_Psat_ZW6_1.0, whole genome shotgun sequence genome:
- the LOC127126930 gene encoding sister chromatid cohesion 1 protein 4 isoform X16 — MFYSQFILAKKGPLGTIWIAAHLERKLRKNQVADTDIGVSVDSILFPEVPIALRLSSHLLLGVVRIYSRKVNYLFDDCSEALLKVKQAFRSTAVDLPPEESTAPYHSITLPETFDLDDFELPDNDIFQGNYVDRHVSTREQITLQDTLDGMAYKTTQFGLDERFGDGDASQIGLDLDEVMLIDKDSTLEHNDFSANPQVSRQEDEKKEDVVTTSDKMLVEDSGSKVMLIDQDANLEPDDLGANSQISHHKDEKKEDVIGTSNRMQVEDSGSKIDLSDGFPTSPEFHEYAQGLSTSPEFHDYAQDPSTSPEFHNCAQDPSVSPEFHEYAQGPSTPGLQEPNLFGTQSDQVINEADFHNSADLLSMYSTQNESRAHQTENNVIGCSLQNNGKHVGVDLHHEASDCVLADVNNKREEQEHFTRTVVMKDQGNLIPNNNCLASVPLMDSSNEDHTTTVLPECAGGYVDTSGILEKVERLHDGVLMNTESVMANLNETVNVVSGGVNINDSGVSPSCSHVTSDQEGLSCKLLSNMDESRGSEFGGHLADVTTLLKHGVSNNSEVSKNEQQPSVAYEAQVSNIVSPLESSGRPEVVDVEARASQELKEAGILNFVSHEAEQPTQSHLRPCTSRVNNPSLLSIEGEKCHETDVSDPALGYHGTVEPSACEGKLDLGQSGMQFGSQIISNKMGSVNTFTASDIPEPEKMLSLGQSGMQIGNQMISNKMGSVNTFTATDIPEPEKMLSLGQSGMQFGNQMISNKMGSVNTFTATDIPEPEKMLSLGQSGMQFGNQMISHKMGSINTFTATDIPAPEKMLSLGQSGMQFGSQMISNKMGSANPFTASDIPAPEKMLSLGQSSMQFGNQMISNKMGSVNTFTASNIPEPEKMLSLGQSSMQFGNQMISNKMGSVNTFTASEIPVPEKMLSLGQSDMQYGSQMIGNKMGSVNAFTASDIPAPEKMLSLGQSDMQYGSQMIGNKMGSVNTFTASNIPEPEKMLSLAYPHFGEMNHLLLESTPGNQVISGGHRDVAAVTSISGQKRSYTESTLTLQSMGLVESYGGAQSRRTTGSIPDDNDLLSSILAGRKSSALKVKPSPATAEVPTAKRFRSTPRTSTLKRKVLVDDTMVLHGDTIRHQLISTEDIRRVRKKAPCTSDEILMIQRQVLEDKIFHKPIFTDLSADLTILQNGAFDLSGIKVYDYGLDGFSVEKVNNQQSYSKSNAEIHVGQAHNEPMAVQPQEEAEESYSKTNVGIHEVESHNEPMEVQLQNNAEAQPSEMPVPSERESHNETMEVQPQITAEAQPSEMPVPSEREPHNETMEVQPQITAEARPSEMPVPSERESHNETMEVQPQITAEAQPSEMPVPSERESHNETMEVQPQITAEAQPSEIPLQLESDQSGVDFGSHDIDAHGRANIISNMKELSGSQNAEMNNAGGIFEISETENYSVGPTNIISDVNELGSSQNAEMNNAGRIFETSEAENYSIVHSNIISDVNELGGSQNAEMNNAGRNFETSEAENYSIVHSNIISDGNELGSSQNAEMSNSGGNFETFESENYSVVPGHETLSLTEVFENELCMPKDFDASQPLMDKTDDGAGSIQTNVLEIPTSEKMNTSTILENEFVDDQHDRNNADAIEIAEHDMEIGTRVETDGLEADNLHASLVLGSKEASEYTDNQVSFHGDLPMEENGNNMLEGLNEDLVVSSGLGCDDKDAKAGGLFSENIEVDCLHSVAPEDVKEGSNDEENSVFQEAALQNTMYPDVSAIRSPSVDQNDEDDMVDNDTGFLNVGDDEIIDDDDDDADGFAPGAEGTQLENSGWSSRTRAVAKYLQTLFDKEDLHGRQSLHLDKILVGKTRKEASRMFFETLVLKTRDYIDVEQTKPFANINLQPRGKLMKTDF, encoded by the exons ATGTTTTACTCTCAGTTTATTTTGGCGAAGAAAGGTCCACTTGGGACAATATGGATAGCTGCACATTTAGAGAGGAAGCTCCGGAAGAATCAGGTGGCGGATACTGATATTGGCGTCTCTGTAG ATTCCATTCTTTTTCCTGAAGTACCAATTGCACTCCGTTTATCCAGTCATCTTCTGCTTGGTGTGGTAAGGATATATTCCAGAAAGGTGAATTACCTTTTCGATGATTGCAGTGAAGCCTTGCTTAAGGTAAAACAAGCTTTCCGCTCCACGGCAGTTGATTTGCCACCAGAAGAGTCCACTGCACCTTACCATTCCATCACTTTACCTGAGACTTTTGATCTTGATGATTTTGAACTACCAGATAATGACATTTTTCAAGG CAACTATGTTGATCGCCATGTCAGTACTAGGGAGCAGATTACACTGCAAGATACTTTAGACGGCATGGCTTACAAAACAACACAGTTTGGATTGGATG AGCGCTTTGGAGATGGTGATGCCTCTCAAATTGGTTTAGACCTTGATGAG GTTATGTTAATAGACAAAGATTCCACTTTGGAGCACAATGACTTCAGTGCTAATCCTCAAGTGTCTCGTCAAGAAGATGAAAAGAAAGAGGATGTGGTTACAACTTCTGATAAAATGCTAGTAGAAGACAGTGGAAGCAAG GTCATGTTAATAGACCAAGATGCCAATTTGGAACCTGATGACTTAGGTGCTAATTCTCAAATTTCTCATCACAAAGATGAAAAGAAAGAGGATGTGATTGGAACTTCAAATAGAATGCAAGTAGAAGACAGTGGAAGCAAAATTGATTTG AGTGATGGTTTTCCGACATCTCCTGAATTTCATGAATATGCTCAAGGTTTATCTACTTCTCCTGAATTTCATGACTATGCTCAAGATCCATCCACTTCTCCGGAATTTCATAACTGTGCTCAAGATCCATCCGTGTCTCCTGAATTTCATGAATATGCTCAAGGTCCATCTACTCCAGGACTCCAAGAGCCAAACTTATTTGGTACTCAGTCGGATCAGGTCATTAATGAAGCTGATTTTCATAATTCAGCAGATTTATTATCAATGTATTCAACGCAAAATGAATCCCGTGCTCATCAAACTGAGAACAATGTAATTGGTTGCTCCTTGCAAAATAATGGGAAGCATGTTGGTGTAGATTTGCATCATGAGGCTAGTGACTGTGTTCTGGCTGATGTGAATAACAAAAGAGAGGAACAAGAACATTTCACTCGTACAGTTGTGATGAAGGATCAAGGAAATTTGATACCTAATAATAATTGCTTGGCATCAGTACCCTTGATGGACTCCTCCAATGAAGACCACACGACCACCGTGTTACCAGAATGTGCAGGTGGATATGTTGATACTTCTGGTATACTTGAAAAGGTGGAAAGGTTGCATGATGGAGTTCTGATGAATACTGAATCAGTTATGGCCAATTTGAATGAAACTGTTAATGTTGTTTCTGGAGGCGTCAACATCAATGATTCTGGTGTGTCTCCTAGCTGTTCTCATGTTACATCTGATCAAGAGGGCCTCTCATGTAAACTGTTGTCTAACATGGATGAATCTCGTGGTTCTGAATTTGGTGGTCATTTGGCAGATGTTACCACATTGTTAAAGCACGGCGTTTCAAATAATAGTGAAGTTTCCAAGAATGAGCAGCAACCCAGCGTGGCTTATGAGGCTCAAGTATCCAATATTGTAAGTCCTCTAGAGTCATCTGGTAGACCTGAAGTTGTTGATGTGGAAGCTCGTGCATCTCAGGAACTGAAGGAAGCAGGTATTTTAAACTTTGTATCTCATGAAGCTGAGCAGCCCACCCAGTCGCACCTTCGGCCATGCACTTCCCGTGTAAACAATCCTTCTCTGTTATCTATTGAAG GTGAAAAATGTCATGAAACTGATGTTTCAGATCCTGCTTTGGGTTATCATGGAACTGTAGAGCCATCTGCTTGTGAAGGAAAGTTGGACTTGGGGCAATCAGGCATGCAATTTGGGAGTCAGATAATAAGTAATAAAATGGGAAGTGTAAACACATTTACTGCTTCTGACATAC CTGAGCCTGAAAAAATGCTCTCCTTGGGACAATCAGGCATGCAAATTGGGAATCAGATGATAAGTAATAAAATGGGAAGTGTAAACACATTTACTGCTACTGACATACCTGAGCCTGAAAAAATGCTCTCCTTGGGGCAATCAGGCATGCAATTTGGGAATCAGATGATAAGTAATAAAATGGGAAGTGTGAACACATTTACTGCTACTGACATACCTGAGCCTGAAAAAATGCTCTCCTTGGGGCAATCAGGCATGCAATTTGGGAATCAGATGATAAGTCATAAAATGGGAAGTATAAACACATTTACTGCTACTGACATACCTGCGCCTGAAAAAATGCTCTCCTTGGGGCAATCAGGCATGCAATTTGGGAGTCAGATGATAAGTAATAAAATGGGAAGTGCAAACCCATTTACTGCTTCTGACATACCTGCACCTGAAAAAATGCTCTCCTTGGGGCAATCAAGCATGCAATTTGGGAATCAGATGATAAGTAATAAAATGGGAAGTGTAAACACATTTACTGCTTCTAACATACCTGAGCCTGAGAAAATGCTCTCCTTGGGGCAATCAAGCATGCAATTTGGGAATCAGATGATAAGTAACAAAATGGGAAGTGTAAACACATTTACTGCCTCTGAGATACCTGTGCCTGAAAAAATGCTCTCCTTGGGTCAATCAGACATGCAATATGGGAGTCAGATGATAGGTAATAAAATGGGAAGTGTAAACGCATTTACTGCCTCTGACATACCTGCGCCTGAAAAAATGCTCTCCTTGGGTCAATCAGACATGCAATATGGGAGTCAGATGATAGGTAATAAAATGGGAAGTGTAAACACATTTACTGCTTCTAACATACCTGAGCCTGAGAAAATGCTCTCTTTGGCTTATCCACATTTTGGTGAGATGAATCATTTGCTGCTGGAGTCTACTCCTGGCAATCAGGTTATATCTGGAGGTCATAGAGATGTTGCAGCAGTAACATCAATATCTGGTCAAAAGCGCAGCTACACAGAAAGTACTCTTACATTGCAGAGCATGGGTTTAGTTGAATCATATGGTGGGGCTCAGTCCAGAAGAACTACCGGATCCATTCCGGATGATAATGATCTATTGTCTTCAATATTAG CTGGCAGAAAATCTTCAGCTTTAAAAGTTAAACCAAGTCCAGCAACCGCTGAAGTACCAACAGCAAAGCGGTTTCGTTCTACACCACGAACTAGTACCTTAAAGAGGAAGGTGCTTGTGGATGATACGATGGTCTTGCACGGCGA TACAATACGCCACCAATTGATAAGTACTGAAGATATTCGGCGTGTACGGAAAAAAGCTCCTTGCACAAGCGATGAGATTTTAATGATTCAGAGACAGGTTTTGGAGGATAAAATTTTCCATAAACCAATATTTACAG ATTTGTCTGCTGATTTGACTATTCTGCAAAACGGGGCATTTGATCTGAGTGGAATCAAGGTTTATGATTATGGCTTAGATGGTTTTTCCGTGGAAAAAGTAAACAATCAACAGTCCTATTCTAAATCAAATGCTGAGATTCATGTGGGGCAAGCACATAATGAGCCTATGGCAGTCCAACCCCAAGAGGAGGCTGAAGAGTCTTATTCTAAAACGAATGTTGGGATTCATGAGGTGGAATCACATAATGAGCCTATGGAAGTCCAGCTCCAAAATAATGCTGAAGCCCAACCTTCTGAGATGCCTGTTCCGTCTGAGAGGGAATCACACAATGAAACTATGGAAGTCCAACCCCAAATAACTGCTGAAGCCCAGCCTTCTGAGATGCCTGTTCCGTCTGAGAGGGAACCACACAATGAAACTATGGAAGTCCAACCCCAAATAACTGCTGAAGCCCGAC CTTCTGAGATGCCTGTTCCGTCTGAGAGGGAATCACACAATGAAACTATGGAAGTCCAACCCCAAATAACTGCTGAAGCCCAACCTTCTGAGATGCCTGTTCCGTCTGAGAGGGAATCACACAATGAAACTATGGAAGTCCAACCCCAAATAACTGCTGAAGCCCAACCTTCTGAGATACCTCTTCAGTTGGAGAGTGATCAGTCTGGAGTTGACTTTGGATCTCATGATATTGACGCTCATGGGCGTGCAAATATTATATCAAACATGAAGGAGCTTAGCGGTTCTCAAAATGCTGAAATGAACAATGCTGGGGGGATTTTTGAGATTTCTGAAACAGAGAATTACTCTGTTGGGCCTACAAATATTATATCAGATGTAAATGAGCTTGGTAGTTCTCAAAATGCTGAAATGAACAATGCTGGACGAATTTTCGAGACTTCTGAAGCAGAAAATTACTCTATTGTGCATTCAAATATTATATCAGATGTAAATGAGCTTGGTGGTTCTCAAAATGCTGAAATGAACAATGCTGGACGAAATTTCGAGACTTCTGAAGCAGAAAATTACTCTATTGTTCATTCAAATATTATATCAGACGGAAATGAGCTTGGTAGTTCTCAAAATGCTGAAATGAGCAATTCTGGTGGAAATTTTGAGACTTTTGAATCAGAGAATTACTCTGTTGTCCCTGGGCATGAAACTTTATCACTAACtgaagtttttgaaaatgagCTATGTATGCCAAAAGATTTTGATGCATCGCAGCCTCTCATGGATAAAACGGATGATGGTGCTGGTTCTATCCAAACAAATGTGCTGGAGATTCCAACTTCCGAGAAAATGAATACATCTACTATTCTAGAAAATGAGTTTGTGGATGATCAACATGATAGAAACAATGCAGATGCTATTGAAATTGCAGAGCATGACATGGAAATTGGAACACGAGTTGAAACAGATGGCTTGGAAGCTGATAATTTACATGCATCCTTGGTTCTTGGCTCTAAGGAAGCTAGTGAATATACTGACAACCAGGTATCCTTCCATGGAGACCTACCTATGGAGGAAAATGGGAACAACATGCTAGAAGGCTTAAATGAGGATCTAGTTGTTTCTTCTGGCTTGGGATGTGATGACAAGGATGCAAAGGCTGGCGGCTTATTTAGTGAAAATATTGAAGTAGATTGTTTACATTCTGTAGCACCTGAGGATGTAAAAGAAGGTTCTAATGATGAGGAAAACTCAGTCTTTCAAGAAGCTGCATTACAAAATACAATGTATCCTGATGTCTCAGCTATTAGGAGTCCTTCTGTGGATCAGAATGAT GAAGACGATATGGTCGACAATGATACAG GATTTTTGAATGTTGGAGATGATGAGATAATTGATGACGATGATGACGATGCTGATGGTTTTGCACCGGGTGCTGAAGGAACACAGCTAGAAAATAGTGGATGGTCTTCTCGAACCAG GGCTGTTGCGAAGTATCTTCAGACCTTGTTTGATAAGGAGGATCTACATGGAAGGCAGAGCCTGCATCTTGACAAAATATTGGTGGGTAAAACACGGAAAGAAGCATCAAGGATGTTTTTTGAAACACTG GTTCTCAAGACAAGGGATTATATTGATGTAGAACAGACAAAACCCTTTGCCAATATTAACTTACAACCTCGAGGGAAGCTTATGAAGACAGATTTCTGA
- the LOC127126930 gene encoding sister chromatid cohesion 1 protein 4 isoform X22 — protein sequence MFYSQFILAKKGPLGTIWIAAHLERKLRKNQVADTDIGVSVDSILFPEVPIALRLSSHLLLGVVRIYSRKVNYLFDDCSEALLKVKQAFRSTAVDLPPEESTAPYHSITLPETFDLDDFELPDNDIFQGNYVDRHVSTREQITLQDTLDGMAYKTTQFGLDERFGDGDASQIGLDLDEVMLIDKDSTLEHNDFSANPQVSRQEDEKKEDVVTTSDKMLVEDSGSKVMLIDQDANLEPDDLGANSQISHHKDEKKEDVIGTSNRMQVEDSGSKIDLSDGFPTSPEFHEYAQGLSTSPEFHDYAQDPSTSPEFHNCAQDPSVSPEFHEYAQGPSTPGLQEPNLFGTQSDQVINEADFHNSADLLSMYSTQNESRAHQTENNVIGCSLQNNGKHVGVDLHHEASDCVLADVNNKREEQEHFTRTVVMKDQGNLIPNNNCLASVPLMDSSNEDHTTTVLPECAGGYVDTSGILEKVERLHDGVLMNTESVMANLNETVNVVSGGVNINDSGVSPSCSHVTSDQEGLSCKLLSNMDESRGSEFGGHLADVTTLLKHGVSNNSEVSKNEQQPSVAYEAQVSNIVSPLESSGRPEVVDVEARASQELKEAGILNFVSHEAEQPTQSHLRPCTSRVNNPSLLSIEGEKCHETDVSDPALGYHGTVEPSACEGKLDLGQSGMQFGSQIISNKMGSVNTFTASDIPEPEKMLSLGQSGMQFGNQMISNKMGSVNTFTATDIPEPEKMLSLGQSGMQFGNQMISHKMGSINTFTATDIPAPEKMLSLGQSGMQFGSQMISNKMGSANPFTASDIPAPEKMLSLGQSSMQFGNQMISNKMGSVNTFTASNIPEPEKMLSLGQSSMQFGNQMISNKMGSVNTFTASEIPVPEKMLSLGQSDMQYGSQMIGNKMGSVNAFTASDIPAPEKMLSLGQSDMQYGSQMIGNKMGSVNTFTASNIPEPEKMLSLAYPHFGEMNHLLLESTPGNQVISGGHRDVAAVTSISGQKRSYTESTLTLQSMGLVESYGGAQSRRTTGSIPDDNDLLSSILAGRKSSALKVKPSPATAEVPTAKRFRSTPRTSTLKRKVLVDDTMVLHGDTIRHQLISTEDIRRVRKKAPCTSDEILMIQRQVLEDKIFHKPIFTDLSADLTILQNGAFDLSGIKVYDYGLDGFSVEKVNNQQSYSKSNAEIHVGQAHNEPMAVQPQEEAEESYSKTNVGIHEVESHNEPMEVQLQNNAEAQPSEMPVPSERESHNETMEVQPQITAEAQPSEMPVPSEREPHNETMEVQPQITAEARPSEMPVPSERESHNETMEVQPQITAEAQPSEMPVPSERESHNETMEVQPQITAEAQPSEIPLQLESDQSGVDFGSHDIDAHGRANIISNMKELSGSQNAEMNNAGGIFEISETENYSVGPTNIISDVNELGSSQNAEMNNAGRIFETSEAENYSIVHSNIISDVNELGGSQNAEMNNAGRNFETSEAENYSIVHSNIISDGNELGSSQNAEMSNSGGNFETFESENYSVVPGHETLSLTEVFENELCMPKDFDASQPLMDKTDDGAGSIQTNVLEIPTSEKMNTSTILENEFVDDQHDRNNADAIEIAEHDMEIGTRVETDGLEADNLHASLVLGSKEASEYTDNQVSFHGDLPMEENGNNMLEGLNEDLVVSSGLGCDDKDAKAGGLFSENIEVDCLHSVAPEDVKEGSNDEENSVFQEAALQNTMYPDVSAIRSPSVDQNDEDDMVDNDTGFLNVGDDEIIDDDDDDADGFAPGAEGTQLENSGWSSRTRAVAKYLQTLFDKEDLHGRQSLHLDKILVGKTRKEASRMFFETLVLKTRDYIDVEQTKPFANINLQPRGKLMKTDF from the exons ATGTTTTACTCTCAGTTTATTTTGGCGAAGAAAGGTCCACTTGGGACAATATGGATAGCTGCACATTTAGAGAGGAAGCTCCGGAAGAATCAGGTGGCGGATACTGATATTGGCGTCTCTGTAG ATTCCATTCTTTTTCCTGAAGTACCAATTGCACTCCGTTTATCCAGTCATCTTCTGCTTGGTGTGGTAAGGATATATTCCAGAAAGGTGAATTACCTTTTCGATGATTGCAGTGAAGCCTTGCTTAAGGTAAAACAAGCTTTCCGCTCCACGGCAGTTGATTTGCCACCAGAAGAGTCCACTGCACCTTACCATTCCATCACTTTACCTGAGACTTTTGATCTTGATGATTTTGAACTACCAGATAATGACATTTTTCAAGG CAACTATGTTGATCGCCATGTCAGTACTAGGGAGCAGATTACACTGCAAGATACTTTAGACGGCATGGCTTACAAAACAACACAGTTTGGATTGGATG AGCGCTTTGGAGATGGTGATGCCTCTCAAATTGGTTTAGACCTTGATGAG GTTATGTTAATAGACAAAGATTCCACTTTGGAGCACAATGACTTCAGTGCTAATCCTCAAGTGTCTCGTCAAGAAGATGAAAAGAAAGAGGATGTGGTTACAACTTCTGATAAAATGCTAGTAGAAGACAGTGGAAGCAAG GTCATGTTAATAGACCAAGATGCCAATTTGGAACCTGATGACTTAGGTGCTAATTCTCAAATTTCTCATCACAAAGATGAAAAGAAAGAGGATGTGATTGGAACTTCAAATAGAATGCAAGTAGAAGACAGTGGAAGCAAAATTGATTTG AGTGATGGTTTTCCGACATCTCCTGAATTTCATGAATATGCTCAAGGTTTATCTACTTCTCCTGAATTTCATGACTATGCTCAAGATCCATCCACTTCTCCGGAATTTCATAACTGTGCTCAAGATCCATCCGTGTCTCCTGAATTTCATGAATATGCTCAAGGTCCATCTACTCCAGGACTCCAAGAGCCAAACTTATTTGGTACTCAGTCGGATCAGGTCATTAATGAAGCTGATTTTCATAATTCAGCAGATTTATTATCAATGTATTCAACGCAAAATGAATCCCGTGCTCATCAAACTGAGAACAATGTAATTGGTTGCTCCTTGCAAAATAATGGGAAGCATGTTGGTGTAGATTTGCATCATGAGGCTAGTGACTGTGTTCTGGCTGATGTGAATAACAAAAGAGAGGAACAAGAACATTTCACTCGTACAGTTGTGATGAAGGATCAAGGAAATTTGATACCTAATAATAATTGCTTGGCATCAGTACCCTTGATGGACTCCTCCAATGAAGACCACACGACCACCGTGTTACCAGAATGTGCAGGTGGATATGTTGATACTTCTGGTATACTTGAAAAGGTGGAAAGGTTGCATGATGGAGTTCTGATGAATACTGAATCAGTTATGGCCAATTTGAATGAAACTGTTAATGTTGTTTCTGGAGGCGTCAACATCAATGATTCTGGTGTGTCTCCTAGCTGTTCTCATGTTACATCTGATCAAGAGGGCCTCTCATGTAAACTGTTGTCTAACATGGATGAATCTCGTGGTTCTGAATTTGGTGGTCATTTGGCAGATGTTACCACATTGTTAAAGCACGGCGTTTCAAATAATAGTGAAGTTTCCAAGAATGAGCAGCAACCCAGCGTGGCTTATGAGGCTCAAGTATCCAATATTGTAAGTCCTCTAGAGTCATCTGGTAGACCTGAAGTTGTTGATGTGGAAGCTCGTGCATCTCAGGAACTGAAGGAAGCAGGTATTTTAAACTTTGTATCTCATGAAGCTGAGCAGCCCACCCAGTCGCACCTTCGGCCATGCACTTCCCGTGTAAACAATCCTTCTCTGTTATCTATTGAAG GTGAAAAATGTCATGAAACTGATGTTTCAGATCCTGCTTTGGGTTATCATGGAACTGTAGAGCCATCTGCTTGTGAAGGAAAGTTGGACTTGGGGCAATCAGGCATGCAATTTGGGAGTCAGATAATAAGTAATAAAATGGGAAGTGTAAACACATTTACTGCTTCTGACATAC CTGAGCCTGAAAAAATGCTCTCCTTGGGGCAATCAGGCATGCAATTTGGGAATCAGATGATAAGTAATAAAATGGGAAGTGTGAACACATTTACTGCTACTGACATACCTGAGCCTGAAAAAATGCTCTCCTTGGGGCAATCAGGCATGCAATTTGGGAATCAGATGATAAGTCATAAAATGGGAAGTATAAACACATTTACTGCTACTGACATACCTGCGCCTGAAAAAATGCTCTCCTTGGGGCAATCAGGCATGCAATTTGGGAGTCAGATGATAAGTAATAAAATGGGAAGTGCAAACCCATTTACTGCTTCTGACATACCTGCACCTGAAAAAATGCTCTCCTTGGGGCAATCAAGCATGCAATTTGGGAATCAGATGATAAGTAATAAAATGGGAAGTGTAAACACATTTACTGCTTCTAACATACCTGAGCCTGAGAAAATGCTCTCCTTGGGGCAATCAAGCATGCAATTTGGGAATCAGATGATAAGTAACAAAATGGGAAGTGTAAACACATTTACTGCCTCTGAGATACCTGTGCCTGAAAAAATGCTCTCCTTGGGTCAATCAGACATGCAATATGGGAGTCAGATGATAGGTAATAAAATGGGAAGTGTAAACGCATTTACTGCCTCTGACATACCTGCGCCTGAAAAAATGCTCTCCTTGGGTCAATCAGACATGCAATATGGGAGTCAGATGATAGGTAATAAAATGGGAAGTGTAAACACATTTACTGCTTCTAACATACCTGAGCCTGAGAAAATGCTCTCTTTGGCTTATCCACATTTTGGTGAGATGAATCATTTGCTGCTGGAGTCTACTCCTGGCAATCAGGTTATATCTGGAGGTCATAGAGATGTTGCAGCAGTAACATCAATATCTGGTCAAAAGCGCAGCTACACAGAAAGTACTCTTACATTGCAGAGCATGGGTTTAGTTGAATCATATGGTGGGGCTCAGTCCAGAAGAACTACCGGATCCATTCCGGATGATAATGATCTATTGTCTTCAATATTAG CTGGCAGAAAATCTTCAGCTTTAAAAGTTAAACCAAGTCCAGCAACCGCTGAAGTACCAACAGCAAAGCGGTTTCGTTCTACACCACGAACTAGTACCTTAAAGAGGAAGGTGCTTGTGGATGATACGATGGTCTTGCACGGCGA TACAATACGCCACCAATTGATAAGTACTGAAGATATTCGGCGTGTACGGAAAAAAGCTCCTTGCACAAGCGATGAGATTTTAATGATTCAGAGACAGGTTTTGGAGGATAAAATTTTCCATAAACCAATATTTACAG ATTTGTCTGCTGATTTGACTATTCTGCAAAACGGGGCATTTGATCTGAGTGGAATCAAGGTTTATGATTATGGCTTAGATGGTTTTTCCGTGGAAAAAGTAAACAATCAACAGTCCTATTCTAAATCAAATGCTGAGATTCATGTGGGGCAAGCACATAATGAGCCTATGGCAGTCCAACCCCAAGAGGAGGCTGAAGAGTCTTATTCTAAAACGAATGTTGGGATTCATGAGGTGGAATCACATAATGAGCCTATGGAAGTCCAGCTCCAAAATAATGCTGAAGCCCAACCTTCTGAGATGCCTGTTCCGTCTGAGAGGGAATCACACAATGAAACTATGGAAGTCCAACCCCAAATAACTGCTGAAGCCCAGCCTTCTGAGATGCCTGTTCCGTCTGAGAGGGAACCACACAATGAAACTATGGAAGTCCAACCCCAAATAACTGCTGAAGCCCGAC CTTCTGAGATGCCTGTTCCGTCTGAGAGGGAATCACACAATGAAACTATGGAAGTCCAACCCCAAATAACTGCTGAAGCCCAACCTTCTGAGATGCCTGTTCCGTCTGAGAGGGAATCACACAATGAAACTATGGAAGTCCAACCCCAAATAACTGCTGAAGCCCAACCTTCTGAGATACCTCTTCAGTTGGAGAGTGATCAGTCTGGAGTTGACTTTGGATCTCATGATATTGACGCTCATGGGCGTGCAAATATTATATCAAACATGAAGGAGCTTAGCGGTTCTCAAAATGCTGAAATGAACAATGCTGGGGGGATTTTTGAGATTTCTGAAACAGAGAATTACTCTGTTGGGCCTACAAATATTATATCAGATGTAAATGAGCTTGGTAGTTCTCAAAATGCTGAAATGAACAATGCTGGACGAATTTTCGAGACTTCTGAAGCAGAAAATTACTCTATTGTGCATTCAAATATTATATCAGATGTAAATGAGCTTGGTGGTTCTCAAAATGCTGAAATGAACAATGCTGGACGAAATTTCGAGACTTCTGAAGCAGAAAATTACTCTATTGTTCATTCAAATATTATATCAGACGGAAATGAGCTTGGTAGTTCTCAAAATGCTGAAATGAGCAATTCTGGTGGAAATTTTGAGACTTTTGAATCAGAGAATTACTCTGTTGTCCCTGGGCATGAAACTTTATCACTAACtgaagtttttgaaaatgagCTATGTATGCCAAAAGATTTTGATGCATCGCAGCCTCTCATGGATAAAACGGATGATGGTGCTGGTTCTATCCAAACAAATGTGCTGGAGATTCCAACTTCCGAGAAAATGAATACATCTACTATTCTAGAAAATGAGTTTGTGGATGATCAACATGATAGAAACAATGCAGATGCTATTGAAATTGCAGAGCATGACATGGAAATTGGAACACGAGTTGAAACAGATGGCTTGGAAGCTGATAATTTACATGCATCCTTGGTTCTTGGCTCTAAGGAAGCTAGTGAATATACTGACAACCAGGTATCCTTCCATGGAGACCTACCTATGGAGGAAAATGGGAACAACATGCTAGAAGGCTTAAATGAGGATCTAGTTGTTTCTTCTGGCTTGGGATGTGATGACAAGGATGCAAAGGCTGGCGGCTTATTTAGTGAAAATATTGAAGTAGATTGTTTACATTCTGTAGCACCTGAGGATGTAAAAGAAGGTTCTAATGATGAGGAAAACTCAGTCTTTCAAGAAGCTGCATTACAAAATACAATGTATCCTGATGTCTCAGCTATTAGGAGTCCTTCTGTGGATCAGAATGAT GAAGACGATATGGTCGACAATGATACAG GATTTTTGAATGTTGGAGATGATGAGATAATTGATGACGATGATGACGATGCTGATGGTTTTGCACCGGGTGCTGAAGGAACACAGCTAGAAAATAGTGGATGGTCTTCTCGAACCAG GGCTGTTGCGAAGTATCTTCAGACCTTGTTTGATAAGGAGGATCTACATGGAAGGCAGAGCCTGCATCTTGACAAAATATTGGTGGGTAAAACACGGAAAGAAGCATCAAGGATGTTTTTTGAAACACTG GTTCTCAAGACAAGGGATTATATTGATGTAGAACAGACAAAACCCTTTGCCAATATTAACTTACAACCTCGAGGGAAGCTTATGAAGACAGATTTCTGA